A DNA window from Camelina sativa cultivar DH55 chromosome 17, Cs, whole genome shotgun sequence contains the following coding sequences:
- the LOC104756669 gene encoding 10 kDa chaperonin, mitochondrial has protein sequence MAKRLIPTLNRVLVEKILPPSKTVSGILLPEKSAQLNSGKVIAVGPGARDRTGNLIPVSVKEGDNVLLPEFGGTQVKLGEKEFLLYRDEDIMATLHD, from the exons ATGGCGAAGCGTTTGATCCCGACACTTAACCGTGTATTGGTGGAGAAGATTCTTCCACCGTCGAAGACTGTCTCCGGCATTCTCTTACCGGAGAAATCAGCTCAG TTGAATTCGGGGAAGGTGATAGCAGTTGGTCCTGGAGCTAGAGACAGAACTGGGAATCTGATTCCTGTTTCGGTTAAGGAAGGAGACAATGTCCTTTTGCCTGAGTTTGGTGGTACTCAAGTTAAGCTTGGAGAGAAAGA GTTCCTATTGTATAGGGATGAAGATATCATGGCTACACTTCACGATTGA
- the LOC104756670 gene encoding uncharacterized protein LOC104756670 has protein sequence MSLQNVSKSSNALEGIHGVHVVSHSPFSFEKTTQAGDFQTNSKSSVMDSNQKLSIERFWQQRPPCLRPICCSIRGDQSVLETAANVATSLPFIFLGMQTPRKNLNTKMYANSLIGVGIASSLYHASRGKLRKYLRWVDYTMIATTTICLSRALRNENPKFLMAASALVLPFQPLMVSAVHTGMMEVAFAKRSLKDPDLKTAHNVHKMSSLLGGALFIADDFFPETPFLHAGWHLAAAIGVGTCNKLLE, from the exons ATGAGCCTGCAAAATGTATCAAAGTCAAGCAATGCCCTTGAGGGTATCCATGGGGTTCATGTCGTGTCTCATTCTCCCTTCTCATTTGAGAAGACAACTCAAGCTGGTGACTTTCAGACTAACAGCAAATCCTCTGTCATGGATTCAAATCAGAAACTGTCCATCGA ACGTTTTTGGCAACAAAGACCTCCATGCTTAAGGCCAATCTGTTGCAGCATTCGCG GTGACCAGAGTGTCTTGGAAACAGCTGCTAATGTGGCTACTTCACTTCCTTTCATATTCCTCGGAATGCAGACACCAAG GAAGAATTTGAACACAAAGATGTACGCAAACTCCCTAATTGGAGTTGGAATAGCATCGAGTCTGTACCATGCCTCTAGAGGGAAGTTGAGGAAGTACCTGAGATGGGTAGATTACACAATGATAGCCACAACAACAATA TGTCTCTCAAGGGCTCTAAGGAATGAGAACCCAAAGTTTCTAATGGCTGCATCAGCTTTAGTTCTACCGTTTCAGCCTCTCATGGTCTCTGCAGTTCACACCGGAATGATGGAGGTCGCGTTTGCCAAAAGAAGCTTAAAAGATCCAGATCTCAAAACAGCTCATAACGTACACAAGATGTCTTCATTGCTAGGAGGTGCTCTGTTCATAGCTGATGATTTCTTCCCTGAGACACCTTTCCTTCACGCTGGTTGGCACCTCGCTGCAGCCATTGGTGTTGGAACATGCAATAAACTACTTGAGTAA
- the LOC104759372 gene encoding MLP-like protein 34, with protein sequence DSRTADRFFETFKKKEGNFTDKIEAVSVLRDDTTSNSSIQICNFLVDGKMEHIKEKIEVENKSVSFLALEGDVLKQYKSYRIRLDVVPKDDRVCIAKWTWEYEKLNEDVRPPTRYTAFVAEYTRDLETRLLSES encoded by the exons GACTCTCGAACGGCCGATAGATTCTTCGAAAccttcaaaaagaaagaaggaaatttCACCGACAAGATAGAGGCAGTTTCTGTTCTTCGTGACGATACCACTTCCAACTCCTCTATTCAGATCTGTAATTTTCTCGTAG ATGGTAAGATGGAGCatataaaagagaagatagagGTAGAGAACAAGTCAGTTTCTTTCTTAGCTCTTGAAGGAGACGTGTTGAAGCAATACAAGAGCTATAGGATAAGACTTGACGTTGTTCCTAAAGATGATCGAGTTTGTATTGCCAAGTGGACCTGGGAGTACGAGAAGCTAAACGAAGACGTTCGTCCTCCTACCAGATACACTGCGTTCGTTGCAGAATACACGCGCGACCTCGAGACAAGGTTGTTGTCTGAATCGTGA
- the LOC104756671 gene encoding MLP-like protein 31: MAQATRQSSLEGKVEADVSIKASAKKFHQMLAGRPQDLAKATPDRVKGCTCREGEFGKVGSVIVWNYVLDGQPMVAKERIEAVDEEKNLLVLRVIDGDMMKEFKSFLITIQAIPNIRGPGSVVSCHFKYERIEEKVAHPENLLALFVKTCKDMDELLLSEL, translated from the exons ATGGCACAAGCTACGCGTCAGTCTTCTCTGGAAGGGAAGGTTGAGGCAGATGTTTCGATCAAAGCTTCGGCAAAGAAGTTCCACCAAATGCTCGCTGGAAGACCTCAGGATCTTGCGAAAGCCACTCCTGATAGAGTCAAGGGATGTACTTGTCGTGAGGGAGAGTTTGGCAAAGTTGGCAGTGTCATTGTTTGGAACTATGTTCTTG ATGGACAACCAATGGTGGCGAAGGAGAGGATCGAAGCAGTGGATGAGGAGAAGAATCTGTTAGTGCTCAGGGTAATAGATGGAGATATGATGAAAGAGTTCAAGAGCTTCTTGATCACTATCCAGGCAATCCCAAATATAAGAGGACCTGGAAGTGTGGTTAGCTGTCACTTCAAATATGAGAGGATTGAAGAGAAGGTGGCTCATCCAGAGAATCTGCTCGCGTTGTTTGTCAAGACATGCAAAGACATGGACGAACTTCTTTTGTCCGAACTCTAG
- the LOC104756672 gene encoding MLP-like protein 34, with product MVGVETLELEIQVNMTADRFFKTFKKKEGNFTDKTEAVSVLRDDTTSNSSIQIWNFIVDGKMEQIKEKIEVDEENKSVSFLALEGDVLKQYNSYRIRLDVVPKNDRVCIAKWKWEYEKLNDDVPPPTRYTAFVAEYTRDLETRLLSES from the exons ATGGTGGGTGTTGAGACTCTTGAACTGGAGATCCAAGTGAACATGACGGCCGATAGATTCTTCAAGactttcaaaaagaaagaaggaaatttCACGGACAAGACAGAGGCTGTTTCTGTTCTTCGTGACGATACCACTTCCAATTCCTCTATTCAGATCTGGAACTTCATTGTAG ATGGTAAGATGGAGCAgataaaagagaagatagagGTAGATGAAGAGAACAAGTCAGTTTCTTTTTTAGCTCTTGAAGGAGACGTGTTGAAGCAATACAATAGCTATAGGATAAGACTTGACGTTGTTCCTAAAAATGATCGAGTTTGTATTGCCAAGTGGAAATGGGAATACGAGAAGCTAAACGATGACGTTCCTCCTCCCACCAGATACACTGCGTTCGTTGCAGAATACACACGCGACCTCGAGACTAGGTTGTTGTCTGAATCGTGA